A genomic window from Sulfurimonas paralvinellae includes:
- a CDS encoding EI24 domain-containing protein encodes MDNETSILSLSIKDLFTKKMITYSIMPFIISMIVLYILFFIVAGLGIDQMTTMDVQTTQTTIQNGVPHTESFQATLAGTAIMKFLMSSALTSWIATFFIYTIGGFLTLYASIFVALIVIGFLTHNILREIQFRHYQDVELIGYSNAFESIFFTLKWVLIMIALFFLFIPLYFIPVVNVIAFNFPLYYFFHKMMTYDVSSNICTKEEDMKIRFFYGSTLRLKTLGLYLLSLIPFVIFFASVFYVIYLGHSYFIEVRKLRAED; translated from the coding sequence ATGGACAACGAAACAAGCATACTCAGTCTAAGCATTAAAGATCTCTTTACGAAGAAGATGATCACCTACTCTATCATGCCTTTTATCATCTCGATGATAGTGCTCTACATTCTCTTTTTCATCGTTGCAGGACTTGGCATCGACCAAATGACAACGATGGACGTACAGACAACACAGACGACAATACAAAACGGTGTGCCGCATACTGAGAGTTTTCAGGCGACCTTAGCAGGCACGGCAATAATGAAGTTTCTCATGAGCTCCGCACTCACTTCCTGGATAGCAACCTTTTTTATCTACACGATCGGCGGTTTTTTAACACTCTACGCTTCTATATTTGTGGCTTTGATCGTCATTGGTTTTTTAACGCATAATATTCTGCGTGAGATACAGTTTCGACACTATCAGGATGTAGAGTTGATAGGCTATTCAAACGCCTTTGAGAGTATCTTTTTTACACTCAAATGGGTACTCATCATGATAGCGCTCTTTTTTCTCTTTATTCCACTTTATTTCATTCCCGTAGTAAATGTCATCGCTTTTAACTTTCCGCTGTATTACTTCTTTCATAAAATGATGACCTACGATGTCAGCTCGAACATCTGTACAAAAGAAGAAGATATGAAGATCCGTTTTTTTTACGGTTCAACACTCAGACTCAAAACACTGGGACTCTATCTGCTTTCACTCATCCCTTTTGTTATCTTCTTTGCATCTGTATTTTATGTCATCTATTTGGGACACAGTTATTTTATTGAAGTCAGAAAATTAAGAGCGGAGGATTAA
- a CDS encoding ATP-dependent helicase has protein sequence MPLSRLNEEQHAAATSKANQNLIIASAGTGKTSTIVGRIAHLLNSGVQPQEILLLTFTNKAAAEMVARIGEYFGGDVAKKIDAGTFHAVSYRWLKKRDKRVVLKQQRELKTLFRSVFEKRSFMHIDADVQAYGGNYLYDLYSYYQNTELEKNFEQWLIENYPEHELFAMIYADVVDEFEALKREYGFLNFNDLLLEFRKMAKESDLGYKEVLVDEYQDTNALQGTLIDAMNPPSLFCVGDYDQSIYAFNGADITIIGSFTKKYPAAVVHTLTKNYRSSRPILSLANKVIEINERIYPKKLEVTRDYDAHLPKLLAFDELFDQYHGVADKISQSATPREEIAVIFRNNSSADGIEVGLRELGIACKRKGGTSFFDSREVKAVLDLYTLLVNEADMMAFIHLFEFARGIGSAMAKELYIALKSLGQGSMFYGLYAPDESVKNPFEKRKLNHQLGLFDDFLELGAVGKYAKLGFEAKFMKNPVLKHPKLTKESATFLHNFYLLFRDLKGIKQPRTIVRKIVDSQLFKYIGDYLSTKRATLKDGSIDEKQKEESNIRINRKMLLLQELAKPYNEHDRFLNAMILGSSDLTQGEGVNLLSVHASKGLEYKEVYVVDLMDGRFPNRKLMQRGGSLDEERRLFYVAVTRAKDILYLSYAKYDKIKKQNFLPSQFLYEAGLVAKDENYRALVMKEADKEED, from the coding sequence ATGCCTTTAAGCCGTTTAAATGAAGAACAGCATGCCGCTGCAACTTCAAAAGCCAATCAAAATCTTATTATCGCTTCTGCAGGGACCGGAAAGACATCGACGATAGTCGGCAGAATCGCACACCTGCTGAACTCCGGTGTACAGCCTCAAGAGATACTGCTGCTGACTTTTACAAATAAAGCAGCAGCTGAGATGGTGGCACGCATTGGGGAGTATTTTGGCGGGGATGTTGCAAAAAAGATAGATGCGGGAACTTTTCATGCAGTGAGCTATCGCTGGCTGAAAAAACGGGACAAACGGGTTGTGCTTAAACAGCAACGTGAGTTGAAAACTCTTTTTCGCTCTGTATTTGAAAAACGTTCTTTTATGCATATAGATGCTGATGTACAGGCTTATGGCGGTAACTATCTCTATGATCTCTACTCCTACTATCAAAATACCGAGTTGGAAAAGAATTTTGAACAGTGGCTTATAGAAAACTATCCCGAACATGAACTTTTTGCCATGATATACGCTGATGTCGTCGATGAGTTCGAAGCGCTCAAGCGTGAGTATGGTTTTTTGAATTTCAATGACCTGCTTTTAGAGTTTCGAAAGATGGCAAAAGAGAGTGATCTTGGTTATAAAGAGGTACTTGTAGATGAGTACCAAGATACCAATGCATTGCAGGGCACGTTGATAGATGCGATGAATCCGCCTTCACTCTTTTGCGTGGGGGATTATGATCAGTCTATTTATGCTTTTAACGGTGCAGATATTACCATCATAGGCTCTTTTACGAAGAAGTATCCTGCTGCAGTTGTCCATACCTTGACAAAAAATTACCGTTCTTCTCGACCTATTTTGTCGTTGGCAAACAAAGTAATAGAGATAAATGAGAGAATCTATCCTAAAAAACTCGAGGTTACACGTGATTATGATGCACATCTTCCGAAGCTTTTGGCATTTGATGAACTTTTTGATCAGTATCATGGAGTGGCTGACAAGATCTCGCAAAGTGCTACGCCGCGTGAGGAGATCGCTGTCATCTTCCGTAACAACTCTTCAGCAGATGGTATTGAAGTAGGGCTGCGTGAGCTTGGTATAGCCTGCAAGCGAAAAGGTGGAACGAGCTTCTTTGATTCGCGTGAGGTGAAGGCAGTACTTGACCTTTACACGCTGCTTGTCAATGAAGCGGATATGATGGCCTTTATTCACCTCTTTGAGTTTGCCCGCGGCATTGGAAGTGCTATGGCAAAAGAGCTCTATATTGCCTTGAAATCTCTTGGGCAGGGGAGTATGTTCTATGGACTCTATGCACCTGATGAAAGTGTGAAGAATCCTTTTGAAAAACGAAAGCTCAACCATCAACTGGGGCTTTTCGATGACTTTTTGGAACTCGGTGCCGTGGGTAAATATGCCAAACTCGGATTTGAAGCGAAGTTTATGAAAAACCCTGTGCTTAAACATCCGAAACTGACAAAAGAATCCGCAACATTTTTGCATAATTTCTATCTGCTCTTTCGTGATTTAAAAGGCATTAAGCAGCCGAGAACTATTGTTCGTAAAATCGTTGATTCTCAGCTTTTTAAATATATTGGTGATTATCTTTCGACAAAACGTGCGACACTCAAAGACGGGAGCATTGATGAGAAGCAAAAAGAGGAGTCCAATATCCGCATCAACAGAAAGATGCTGCTGTTGCAGGAGTTGGCAAAACCATATAACGAGCATGACAGGTTCTTAAATGCGATGATACTCGGCTCTTCTGACCTCACGCAGGGCGAGGGTGTGAACCTTTTAAGTGTTCACGCAAGTAAAGGGCTTGAATATAAAGAGGTCTATGTTGTTGACTTGATGGACGGAAGATTTCCAAACCGCAAGCTGATGCAGCGCGGAGGCAGTCTTGATGAAGAGAGACGCCTCTTTTATGTTGCGGTGACACGTGCAAAAGATATTCTCTACCTAAGCTATGCCAAGTATGACAAGATAAAAAAACAGAACTTCCTGCCAAGCCAGTTTCTCTATGAAGCTGGACTTGTTGCAAAAGATGAGAATTACCGCGCCCTTGTTATGAAAGAGGCGGACAAAGAAGAAGACTAA
- a CDS encoding GGDEF domain-containing protein, giving the protein MEKDNAIFKIITNETRESTEPMEIVTPTIYASVFSKFADKHDLSLENEEEISHNILKDECSFLTELQTKTSENANRLSKNTKKAINAIKDKNDTLLNEVLHETEALRLEVEKLRESVYKDELTHVYNRKWLHDNCMQTDKESFNQEGVLAMIDLNYFKLINDTYGHVIGDKVLIFIANRLKSINKNVIRYGGDEFIILFPKNSSIEHTRELLDRTRESVLSKKLKAHEEMFTLSFSFGVASFKSGNKLAKVLEDADKSMYNDKINIKKRITGI; this is encoded by the coding sequence GTGGAAAAAGACAATGCAATTTTTAAAATCATCACTAATGAGACAAGAGAAAGTACCGAACCCATGGAAATAGTAACTCCTACTATTTATGCTTCCGTCTTTTCCAAGTTTGCCGACAAACATGACCTGTCTCTTGAAAATGAGGAAGAAATTTCACACAATATTCTTAAAGATGAGTGCTCTTTTTTAACTGAGCTGCAGACAAAAACATCAGAAAATGCAAATCGCTTAAGCAAAAATACAAAAAAAGCCATCAATGCGATCAAAGATAAAAATGACACACTGCTTAATGAGGTGCTACACGAAACAGAAGCACTGCGACTTGAAGTGGAAAAACTACGTGAATCCGTTTATAAAGATGAATTAACACATGTATATAATCGAAAATGGCTTCATGACAATTGTATGCAAACAGACAAGGAGTCTTTCAACCAAGAAGGTGTTTTAGCAATGATCGACTTAAATTATTTTAAACTCATCAATGACACATATGGTCATGTCATCGGAGATAAAGTGCTTATTTTTATAGCTAACAGACTAAAAAGCATCAACAAAAATGTCATTCGATACGGCGGCGATGAATTTATTATTCTTTTTCCGAAAAACAGTTCAATTGAACATACTAGAGAACTATTGGATAGAACAAGAGAGAGTGTCTTATCCAAAAAACTCAAAGCCCATGAAGAGATGTTTACACTTAGTTTTTCTTTTGGTGTTGCCAGCTTTAAAAGTGGTAATAAACTTGCAAAAGTCCTCGAAGATGCCGACAAAAGCATGTACAATGATAAAATCAATATAAAAAAGAGAATCACAGGCATCTAA
- a CDS encoding valine--tRNA ligase, with product MSENKYNPQETENRYYKIWEDRKYFEVDGNKAIQEEGKNFAIMMPPPNVTGRLHIGHALTFTLQDIITRYKRMDGYKTLWQPGTDHAGIATQNVVEKQLLAEGTTKEAIGREAFLERAWKWKEESAGIMTEQLRKMGVSPAWERERFTMDEGLQKSVKEAFVHLYNEGLIVRGNYMVNWCTHDGALSDIEVEHEEEDGKFYHMLYHFADGSGSIEVATTRPETYFGDTAVMVHPDDERYKDIIGKEVLLPLLDKKIKIIADDYVDMEFGTGVVKVTPAHDQNDYEVGKRHDLEFITVFDEKGILNDYAGEFKGMERLEAREPIVKRLEEEGYIVKIEDHKHQVGHCYRCKNVVEPYISKQWFVRKEVADKSIEKTNEGEAKFFPPHWINSYNSWMGELRDWCVSRQLWWGHQIPVFYCDDCGHEFASQEDHPESCPKCASKNLTQDPDVLDTWFSSALWPFSTLGWGNGDTAMDKLFESNDMKEFYPNTLLITGFDILFFWVARMMMMGEHFIGELPFNHIYLHALVRDEHGNKMSKSRGNVIDPLDMVNKYSADILRFTLAISAAQGRDIRMSTDKLEQNRNFTNKLVNAAKFLQMNVETFPDMSGFCIETDLGRYMMSRLNLATQEVRDYLEEYKFNDAALTMYRFLWNEFCDWGIELSKADKGAIVELGAIFKEAMKLLHPFMPFITEHLYHQLSGTTLEDGDSIMIKKFPHKVKRRKEEAKFEIIMDAIISIRRAKVLVDMANQKIEKAYVKIDGLSDKDKEMMLPFIAKLAKVENVAFTEQKVENAVSDIADKCETFIPTDSIDLTPIINKLTKQSEKLEKEIGKLNGMLSNERFVANAPADVLEKNREALAEAEAKQTKVLEQLSSLKA from the coding sequence ATGTCAGAAAACAAATACAATCCACAAGAAACTGAAAACAGATACTATAAAATTTGGGAAGATAGAAAATACTTCGAAGTAGATGGCAACAAGGCTATCCAAGAAGAAGGCAAAAATTTTGCCATCATGATGCCGCCGCCAAACGTTACAGGACGTCTGCATATCGGTCACGCACTTACTTTTACACTCCAAGACATCATCACACGTTACAAACGAATGGATGGGTATAAAACACTCTGGCAGCCGGGAACTGACCACGCCGGAATCGCTACACAAAACGTCGTTGAGAAGCAGCTTTTAGCAGAAGGAACGACAAAAGAGGCTATCGGCCGTGAAGCATTTTTAGAACGTGCATGGAAATGGAAAGAAGAGTCTGCAGGCATCATGACAGAGCAGCTTCGTAAAATGGGCGTATCACCTGCATGGGAACGTGAACGTTTTACAATGGATGAAGGACTTCAAAAATCTGTCAAAGAGGCTTTTGTACACCTCTACAATGAAGGGCTTATCGTTCGCGGCAACTATATGGTAAACTGGTGTACACATGACGGCGCACTCTCTGACATCGAAGTGGAACACGAAGAAGAAGACGGCAAGTTCTACCATATGCTTTACCATTTTGCAGATGGCAGCGGCAGCATAGAAGTGGCAACGACAAGACCTGAAACATATTTTGGAGATACGGCAGTAATGGTTCACCCTGATGATGAACGCTACAAAGACATCATTGGAAAAGAGGTCCTGCTTCCACTCCTTGACAAAAAGATAAAGATCATTGCAGACGACTATGTCGATATGGAATTTGGAACAGGTGTTGTAAAAGTCACGCCTGCACATGACCAAAACGACTACGAAGTCGGCAAACGCCACGACCTTGAGTTTATCACCGTATTTGACGAAAAAGGAATACTCAACGACTATGCCGGCGAATTCAAAGGTATGGAGCGACTTGAAGCGAGAGAGCCTATTGTAAAGCGTCTTGAAGAAGAAGGCTATATCGTCAAGATAGAAGACCACAAACACCAGGTAGGACACTGTTACCGCTGTAAAAACGTCGTCGAGCCGTATATCTCAAAACAGTGGTTCGTTCGTAAAGAAGTGGCTGACAAGTCCATTGAAAAGACAAATGAAGGTGAAGCAAAATTCTTCCCGCCGCACTGGATCAACTCTTATAATTCATGGATGGGCGAACTGCGTGACTGGTGTGTCTCACGCCAGCTTTGGTGGGGACACCAGATACCTGTATTTTATTGTGATGACTGCGGTCATGAGTTCGCTTCTCAGGAAGACCATCCGGAGTCGTGTCCAAAATGTGCTTCAAAGAACCTCACGCAAGATCCTGATGTTCTTGATACATGGTTTAGTTCTGCGCTTTGGCCGTTTTCAACACTTGGCTGGGGTAATGGCGATACAGCGATGGACAAACTCTTCGAATCAAATGACATGAAAGAGTTCTATCCAAACACACTCCTCATTACAGGTTTTGACATCCTTTTCTTCTGGGTTGCGCGTATGATGATGATGGGTGAGCACTTCATCGGTGAACTTCCGTTTAACCATATCTATCTCCATGCTCTTGTGCGTGATGAACACGGTAACAAGATGAGTAAATCCCGCGGCAATGTCATCGACCCGCTTGACATGGTCAACAAATACTCAGCGGATATTTTACGTTTTACCCTTGCAATCTCTGCGGCACAGGGACGTGACATCAGAATGAGTACAGATAAGCTTGAGCAAAACCGTAACTTTACGAACAAACTTGTCAATGCTGCAAAATTTTTACAGATGAATGTGGAGACTTTCCCTGACATGAGCGGTTTTTGCATAGAGACTGACTTGGGACGTTACATGATGAGCCGACTGAACCTTGCGACACAAGAGGTACGCGACTATCTTGAAGAGTATAAGTTCAACGATGCGGCACTTACTATGTACCGCTTTTTATGGAATGAGTTCTGCGACTGGGGTATCGAACTCTCTAAAGCCGATAAAGGCGCTATAGTCGAACTTGGCGCTATCTTTAAAGAGGCAATGAAGCTGCTTCATCCGTTTATGCCGTTTATTACAGAGCATCTTTACCACCAACTCAGCGGCACTACGCTTGAAGATGGTGACTCCATTATGATAAAAAAATTCCCTCACAAGGTAAAAAGACGTAAAGAAGAAGCAAAATTTGAGATCATCATGGATGCCATCATTTCCATACGCCGCGCCAAAGTACTTGTCGACATGGCAAACCAAAAGATAGAAAAAGCCTATGTTAAGATCGATGGTCTCAGTGATAAAGACAAAGAGATGATGCTGCCATTTATTGCAAAACTTGCAAAAGTTGAAAATGTTGCATTTACAGAACAAAAGGTTGAAAATGCGGTAAGTGACATCGCTGATAAATGTGAAACATTCATTCCAACAGACTCAATTGATCTCACACCTATTATCAACAAGTTGACAAAACAGTCAGAGAAACTTGAAAAAGAGATAGGAAAACTTAACGGTATGCTGAGTAATGAACGTTTCGTTGCCAATGCTCCTGCAGATGTTTTGGAGAAAAATCGTGAAGCACTTGCAGAAGCAGAGGCAAAACAGACAAAAGTGCTTGAGCAGCTAAGCTCCCTAAAGGCATAG
- a CDS encoding SulP family inorganic anion transporter codes for MFDIRKYTSPNIKNDILSGLVVAVALVPEAIAFSFIAGVSPIVGLYTAFILGLITAIIGGKPGMISGATGSVAVVIVGLVLEANAKLTALGMSGDELYIHMLNYVLLATIMAGVIQILVGVLKFGKFIRLVPQPALYGFVNGLAIVIAMAQFKFFNGQGMSMYIIVAITMLIMYFLPKFTKAIPSGLVAIVVLTLIVYFMKIDTLTVGALADLSEFKGKLPHLIIPDTLFSLDAIIMVLPYAIIMALVGLIESLLTLAVLDEMSGTRGSGNQECIALGCGNVASGFFGGMAGCAMIGQSIINFTSGGLGRLSSFTAAVGLIILVISLTDVLNTIPVGVLVGIMFMVSIGTFEWSSFSHLKHMPKSDVFVMIVVTIITVVEDLAVAVIIGVIISALVFAWKHARIWAKTYVEEDGTKVYELEGPLFFGSATTFSDNFDVKNDPPKVVIDFRNARVMDFSGVEAIDTIVKKYEQAGKNLLLRHLSEDCKRIMKKAGPHCTYEEDDPTYKVAIDY; via the coding sequence TTGTTCGACATAAGAAAATATACATCACCAAACATCAAAAATGACATCCTCTCAGGACTCGTTGTTGCCGTGGCACTTGTTCCTGAAGCCATAGCATTTAGTTTCATCGCCGGTGTCAGCCCTATCGTAGGGCTCTACACCGCTTTTATTCTTGGACTTATCACTGCCATCATCGGTGGAAAACCTGGGATGATTTCAGGCGCTACAGGAAGTGTCGCCGTTGTCATCGTCGGACTTGTATTGGAAGCAAATGCAAAACTTACAGCACTTGGCATGAGTGGGGATGAACTCTATATCCATATGCTCAACTATGTTCTTTTGGCAACTATCATGGCCGGTGTCATTCAGATCCTCGTGGGTGTTTTAAAATTTGGTAAGTTCATTCGTCTCGTACCGCAGCCTGCGCTGTATGGATTTGTAAACGGACTTGCCATTGTCATTGCCATGGCACAGTTCAAGTTCTTCAACGGGCAAGGCATGAGTATGTATATCATCGTTGCCATCACTATGCTCATTATGTACTTTCTGCCTAAATTTACAAAAGCGATTCCATCAGGACTTGTTGCCATCGTCGTTTTAACACTCATAGTATACTTTATGAAAATAGACACTTTGACCGTTGGCGCGTTAGCCGATCTCTCAGAATTCAAAGGAAAACTACCGCACCTCATCATCCCGGATACGCTTTTTTCTCTTGATGCGATCATCATGGTACTTCCATATGCCATTATCATGGCACTTGTCGGTCTTATAGAGTCGCTGCTTACCTTGGCAGTTCTCGATGAGATGAGCGGCACACGCGGCAGTGGTAATCAGGAGTGTATCGCTCTTGGATGCGGTAATGTTGCCAGTGGATTCTTCGGAGGAATGGCAGGCTGTGCGATGATCGGTCAGTCTATCATCAACTTCACATCAGGCGGTCTCGGTCGTCTTTCATCTTTTACCGCAGCCGTCGGGCTGATCATACTTGTTATTTCATTAACAGATGTACTCAACACCATTCCTGTCGGTGTACTTGTCGGTATCATGTTCATGGTGAGTATCGGTACATTTGAGTGGTCGAGTTTTTCACATCTCAAGCATATGCCAAAATCCGACGTCTTTGTAATGATTGTCGTAACTATCATTACGGTTGTTGAAGATTTGGCAGTTGCTGTCATCATCGGTGTTATCATCTCTGCACTCGTCTTTGCATGGAAACATGCCCGTATCTGGGCAAAAACATATGTAGAAGAGGATGGAACAAAGGTCTATGAACTCGAAGGGCCGCTTTTCTTCGGAAGTGCTACGACATTTTCAGACAATTTCGATGTCAAAAACGACCCTCCAAAAGTTGTCATCGATTTTAGAAATGCACGTGTTATGGACTTCTCCGGTGTTGAAGCTATTGATACAATAGTGAAAAAATATGAACAAGCCGGTAAAAATCTTCTCTTGCGACATCTCAGTGAAGACTGTAAAAGAATTATGAAAAAAGCAGGACCGCATTGTACCTATGAAGAAGACGATCCTACCTACAAGGTTGCTATTGACTATTAG
- a CDS encoding EAL domain-containing protein, with product MSFQLEKRDWDFYKDQLTGLDNHFALLEYIKLNSRLNIFVVNIDNFNNINSTYGYVVGDEILTEIAKYLTLLKPQNAQLFRFDGDEFVFIVNDFFNFRELKDFSESVISFFNQTEIELDHDNIIIKISVTIGVAMGNGIITLNHAAAAVHEARLYKKSSYKIFETKSGYAKKQQENIYWVNKIRSAIEDEKLLGFFQPIRNNKTKKIEKYECLARINDGNNLASPIRFMEACRITGTLSLVTRRIVANAFKVFHSTDYEFSINITSNDINLGYLEEFLMLHVQKYNIDPSRVVLELLEDIVTLTESNMLEQIRSLRKRGFKIALDDFGMENSNFSRLLELHPDYLKIDGIFIKDILENEKSLLIVETIVEFCKKSGIKVIAEYVHNEATLQKIEELGIDYSQGYFIGEPKEILSNSQ from the coding sequence ATGAGTTTTCAGCTAGAGAAAAGAGATTGGGATTTTTATAAAGACCAATTAACTGGGTTAGATAATCATTTTGCTTTACTTGAATATATAAAACTCAATAGTCGTCTTAATATCTTTGTTGTCAATATAGATAATTTTAACAATATCAACAGTACTTATGGTTATGTTGTCGGTGATGAAATATTGACTGAAATTGCAAAATATTTAACATTGTTAAAGCCGCAAAATGCGCAACTATTTCGTTTTGACGGTGACGAGTTCGTTTTTATAGTAAATGATTTTTTTAACTTTAGAGAGCTTAAAGATTTTTCAGAATCTGTTATCTCTTTTTTTAATCAGACAGAAATTGAACTTGATCATGATAATATTATCATAAAGATTTCAGTCACAATCGGTGTTGCTATGGGTAATGGTATTATAACACTCAATCACGCAGCTGCAGCAGTGCATGAAGCAAGACTCTATAAAAAAAGTTCCTATAAAATCTTTGAAACGAAATCAGGATATGCAAAAAAACAGCAGGAAAATATTTATTGGGTTAACAAGATCCGTAGTGCTATAGAAGATGAAAAACTACTTGGTTTTTTTCAGCCTATTCGTAATAATAAAACGAAGAAAATTGAAAAGTATGAATGTCTTGCAAGGATTAATGATGGGAATAATTTAGCTTCACCCATACGTTTTATGGAAGCATGTCGTATAACAGGGACATTGTCATTAGTCACTCGTCGAATTGTTGCAAATGCATTTAAGGTCTTTCATTCAACCGATTATGAATTTTCTATCAATATTACATCCAATGATATAAATTTAGGCTATCTTGAAGAGTTTTTGATGCTTCATGTTCAAAAGTACAATATTGATCCATCGAGAGTTGTTCTGGAATTATTGGAAGATATTGTTACATTAACAGAATCAAATATGTTGGAGCAGATTAGATCATTACGTAAGAGAGGATTTAAAATAGCTTTGGATGACTTTGGTATGGAAAATTCTAATTTTTCCAGACTTTTAGAACTGCACCCGGATTATCTGAAAATTGATGGTATATTCATTAAGGATATTCTGGAAAATGAGAAGAGCCTCTTAATTGTTGAAACAATTGTAGAGTTTTGCAAAAAGAGTGGTATTAAGGTCATTGCAGAGTATGTCCATAATGAAGCAACCCTTCAAAAGATTGAAGAGTTGGGAATAGACTACTCTCAAGGTTACTTTATAGGAGAGCCTAAAGAAATTCTATCTAATAGTCAATAG
- the flgH gene encoding flagellar basal body L-ring protein FlgH, producing the protein MQNKLLIPLSFILITYIFSGCTAKLTDPEIDFEPPAYVEQMPPKEEKQDFASTGSLFGKGDNPLFSDHKAMHVNDIVTVVIAETAKSSNTGTKQLSESDSSTLGGGIFSTAGAGNDRVKSGISKVNGYSDIGFTGKSDSAYKGKGSATKDASFTTTISARIVKVLQNGNYFISGKREILVDDQKQIIQITGVIRPYDIDQYNKISSTQVSDAKILYKTEGDMDRATKQGWGTKLIQSVWPF; encoded by the coding sequence ATGCAAAATAAATTACTAATACCTTTGTCTTTTATCCTAATTACATATATTTTTTCCGGATGTACTGCAAAGTTGACCGATCCGGAGATAGATTTTGAACCGCCTGCTTATGTTGAGCAGATGCCGCCAAAAGAGGAAAAACAGGACTTTGCATCGACAGGTAGCCTTTTTGGAAAAGGGGATAATCCGCTCTTTTCAGACCACAAGGCGATGCATGTCAATGATATTGTTACCGTTGTTATTGCTGAAACTGCAAAAAGCTCCAACACCGGAACGAAGCAGCTCAGTGAGAGTGATTCTTCAACATTGGGTGGTGGTATCTTCTCAACTGCGGGAGCAGGGAATGACAGGGTAAAAAGCGGTATAAGTAAAGTAAACGGATACAGTGACATAGGTTTCACCGGAAAATCGGATTCTGCGTATAAAGGTAAAGGCAGTGCAACGAAAGATGCTAGCTTTACCACGACTATTTCTGCTAGAATAGTAAAAGTGCTTCAAAATGGGAACTATTTTATTTCCGGAAAACGTGAGATACTTGTTGATGATCAAAAGCAGATCATACAGATAACAGGTGTTATTCGTCCGTATGACATCGATCAGTACAATAAAATAAGCTCTACACAGGTAAGTGATGCGAAGATACTCTATAAAACAGAGGGAGATATGGACCGTGCAACGAAACAAGGATGGGGTACAAAACTTATTCAGTCAGTTTGGCCGTTTTAA
- a CDS encoding GatB/YqeY domain-containing protein, which produces MSLRDTINNDVKEAMKAKDTKKRDALRLLTSAFKQIEVDERKDLSDEDVIKIIQTQIKRRNDAASQYKDAGRDDLMQTELDEIAYYEVYLPKQLTDEELESELKSIIEKVGATSPKDMGKVMGAASKELAGRADGKRISTYVKALLA; this is translated from the coding sequence ATGAGTTTACGAGATACAATAAACAACGATGTCAAAGAGGCAATGAAAGCAAAAGATACAAAAAAAAGAGATGCCCTGCGTCTTTTAACATCGGCATTTAAACAGATAGAGGTCGATGAGAGAAAAGATCTCAGCGACGAAGATGTCATCAAGATCATTCAGACACAGATTAAACGCAGAAACGATGCAGCCAGCCAGTACAAAGATGCAGGCCGTGATGATTTAATGCAGACAGAGCTTGATGAGATAGCGTACTATGAAGTTTATCTTCCAAAACAACTCACAGATGAAGAGTTGGAATCTGAGCTTAAAAGCATCATAGAAAAAGTAGGTGCAACTTCTCCTAAAGATATGGGAAAAGTAATGGGTGCAGCTTCTAAAGAGCTTGCCGGAAGAGCTGACGGTAAACGTATAAGCACTTACGTGAAAGCACTTCTAGCTTAA